AGTACAGCAACTCGAGTTTTAGCAGATCACCTAACGGGTCTCTGCGTACATTTAAATTTAGGTGTTACATTCACTTAAATctgggggcggaacgtagcgcAGTAGTAAAtgactaggatcgatctccgttggtgggcccattgggctatttctcgttccagccagtgcaccatgactgatatatcaaaggccgtggtatgtgctatcatgtctctgggagggtgcatataaaagactccatgctactaatggaaacatgtatcgGTTTTCCTCTAAGcctattatgttaaaattaccaaatgtttgacatccaatagcagatgattaataaatcaatgtgctctagtggtgtcgttatgcaaaacaaactttcatttaaatctatttttatatatccaattaaggtccaaccACTAGATGTCCTGGGCACCGTtctacgaagcaatcttagccctaagatcaacttaagtacatagggtagctatgcgcttaggtaatcttagggctaagatcgcttcgtgggcACACTCCGCGGTTCAGGACAGAGGGTTGTTGGTTAGTTGTAACTTGTTAGTAAGTGTTTAGTAAGAGATAAGTTTCTATAGtggcattacacctacccatagagtcgatgaatgaatgaatgaatgaatgaatgaatgaatgaatgaatgaatggatcaatggatggatgaatgaatgaatgaatgtttaacgacatcccagcacgaaataCAAAGGTTGTTGGTTAGTTGTAACTTGTTAGTGTTTAGTAAGAGAGAAATTTCTATAGTGGCGTTAATCTACCCATAGAttcgatgaatgaatgaatgaatgaatgaatgaatgaatgaatgaatgatttaatgtttaacgacactccagcacgaaataCAAAGGAATGCATATGAACATGAttattcgctctgggtggaataTAAAAGCATCAAAAACAAGAAAGAGCTTGATGGATATTTGAACGGTTATAAttgctctctcagtcagagataacgATATAATAAAAACGCGGAATTTCTACTTACGATCGGGTAGGTAAAGATGttcgctctaatacaacaataatcatatgtctgacattaAATACCTTTTCATCGATCATTTTCCAGTTCGCTAATAACATGTTatcattttacatattaataaataatacacacactactaccaggaagaaacccgtcagcacctacgtatttacaggggcgtagcgtgatctcgaccgggggggggggggggggggaatgttcgaatatgaaccaaatagaccctttttctattttgtttttgcaccaccagaaactccatatgtataaacccgTATGTTTTAATTCTGGAAGCGGACTATTTTCTTCGTGGTAGGCAAAAATTCCGTGCTTTCGTTTCAaagttatctctgactgagatAGCAATGGCCGTCTAGCtctcgagtactcgggttaaTAACAATAGCTTAGCttaataacttgtttaacgtgcccatataccactagagtttcgaacacgcctatcccgagtccagcctccgataggatcgggggtctgactcgggacagggataacctaacaaatggggaacattttgaatattaacaccaaaagtataaaacggggaaaattggggttaaaaacttttggctgcgcccttaaagaaaaatatcaacattcctaacctatataaattattaatataatctattttcggcgcaaatttaataataattcttaaacgATATTGATTAAGCCCATGAgaggttaagaggaaaggggctgccagtaatattttaaacatcgGTGAGGGTTagggtcgggagggaggggaggctGGCCCTAGACAAAACCTaaggccaaaccgcctacgcatatagccccaaagaatgccctaactcccggcatcccattaccccccccccccccccccccccccccaccgtgtccaaccgcagttcagtccaatcctggcaGCCTACTAGTTGTTTAGGAAGTTATTATAACTTCCCAAACCGGCGTCACTTGAAGAGTGACGCCTAATAACAATAGGCCTACTCGCTGGACTGAaattgtatgtttgtgttttcaggTTTTCTAGTTCCGATGTTGGAATAGCGACtacaaataaagataaaaacttgGAGGTGACGATATACATCACGTTTCCCGCCGATTTTAACCTGTCGTCTGTATCACCTACCACCTTCGTGTTGAACAAGGCGGCATCATACGGTAGACCTTCCATtagtttatttttcatttaatgggcagtttaaagggacattcctgagtttgctgcattgtaagatgtttccgactgataaaatattaaacttacatattaaatatatttttttgtttagaatatcattgtctgtatattcaatgtgcttctggtcgtcttaatatttgtaagaagcccaaactggattgtgtcttcaaataatttcgtacgtacgaaaacatactttttaggaaataaaatgaacattaaCCTaggacaaatattagaacgatcagaaacacgattaatatacagccactaatattctaaacaagaaaatatatttaatatgtaagtttaatcgtagaaatattttattagtcggaaacatcttaaaacattgcagcaaactcaggaatgtccctttaaaggcacTTCCTACGTCTTTTCACGTGTAATGATTCAGGCtcataggaacgatatctggagtggggggAGAGGCACAACCTCAAGAGGGGGTTTCAgtatttaatgtgtgtgtgtgcgcgcgcgcgtgcgtgtgtgcgtgtgtatgtgttgtgtgtggggggggggggggggcactgacgtAGGAAGCAGGGTAGTggcacttttcagatattttgctttatatttgctttataacagtgtaaaagtgtataaatataaaagtgtgcccccatTTTTTGGCCCCTCCCTACGCCACTGggagtgtggtgtgtgtgcattttaaatttgtttatcattatttatatagaataggCCCCCTACGCCACTGGGAGGGTGGTGTGTgtgcattttaaacatttttatttttatttatatagaataagcccccaaaaccccccacgtAGTTTTGTCCtcaacatgtgtgtgtgtgtgtgtgtgtgtgtgtgtgaatgtgtgtgtgtgtgcgcgtgtctgtgtttgtgtgtgtgtgtgtgtgaatgcgtgtgtgtgtgtgcgcgtgtgcgtgcggGGAGCGGGGGGGGAGGGGTCCTATGGGTCTGTAGTAGCCATAATGTCCCTTAATTTAAAACCATGGCCGTAGGCTAACTagtgtacatttaaaaataactttaaggggagtaaaaacaatttaaataaaaacaaatattggtttTTCTCCaggtaaacaacaacaacaaaaatgcacttttaaaactATCAAGAACTCTTTTTCGTACTTTTCTGGAGAAGCAATTGACCAGTAATTCGTCTTTCTAGAAtttaactttaaagggacataccctagtttttaaacactaaggcatacgTTCGactattatagctgtttttgataactgaaatcaaactttacttagattttattgtttagattatcaatttccgtacattcaaagtgtttttggtcatcctggagTTTCtattatcacaaaatgcatgtctcatatttttaaaatcgtatgttcgtctgagaagtaacagttatggagtcgagttttagtctatttttagagggtatttctcccatttcaaagtcacagattcatgtttcactcagctgtaactttatccaaatgtgttacaggtttgtagattaaataaacttggtgttaattttcacgtgttgaaactagggtctgtccctttaaaattaaactaaGTCGATTCAATCAATCGGGGTGGACCTAAATCGGTTAGtctttgatatttatttatttatttatttatttatttatctatttatctatttatcttttatttatttatatatttttttaaattgatgggGAGGGAGACAGTGTAACAACTGACTGCTGAGGAGTTAAATCGGATATACTCTCTTCAAAAAAACGTAGGGAAcctgaaataataatgttattataaactattagaccgaacatacgttttgaccacagacatcctagtaaagaacgtccaagtctgtttatcaacacaccgaaacacattccatagtttgcacatgcatcacgcagttgccccgtacacgtgcgtggggtgtcattctcgattttgacaatttccaggaaggtagATTAATAACTGTTGGactttatttctgtcaatctttttcattctgttgatcatacagttgttactgttttgtttctagtcatttttattgttttaatttgcgatttactgataaaaaaaccccgtcaactttcaaatttcacttttgacctCAAtggtccttcaagatctttggtggtcatgaAACCTACTGTAacactgaactaccggttgtaatgtttgcccaattaattcattattatcatataaccattccccacagctaatataccttacaatttggcaattgtaaattcttattagagttcccctaattttttggaagagtatatacatgtatactaaattTATGTTACACTGGAATTCAGTATCACGACATTGGTCTATTTTGCAGACATCGTGACGGCTAATAAAGCGGGCATTGAGACGGCTATCGGCCTGCAGGTGACGTACATCGACAGCACCTACTACGGCATCAAGGTGTCGATGAAGGAAAACCAGATCATCATCCCCATCGCCTTCGCCGTCGTCATCGCactcatcgtcgtcgtcgttacGATGCACATCTGGCAGTGAGTTGtatttcatttcagttcaaCTCGTGGTCATGTCTAATTACCCGGGAAATGTTCGAGCACGCTATCCTAAACACACACCGTAGCTTTTTTGGTCTTttgtcgaggacagtgggttaatggttagttgttagtgattagttatGACCTTACTCTTACTACGGTATCTGGGTTGCGAATCCAATACCTAcaagacgagagagagagagagcgagagagagagagagagagagagagagagagagagagagagagagagagagagagagagagagagagagagagagagagagagagagagagagagagagagagagagagagagagacagagacagagacagagagagagggagggagggagggagggagactggGGGACTTAAGCCGTGCTTTATATCTAGTTGATAGACAGACATCCAGACATCCATATAgataggcaggcaggcaggcaggcagacacacagagcgagagagagagagagagagagagagagagagagagagagagagagagagagagagagagagagagagagagagagagagatacacacagacacagacacacatacatacacacatacatacacatatatacatacatacacacatacacacacgcacacgcacacgcacacacacagaaacacacacacagaagcacacacacacaaacacacacaaacacacacaaacacacacacacacacacacacacacacacacacacacacacacacacacacacacacacacagacacacacacacacacacacacacacacacacacacacacacacattgtatagTCCAGTGAATGTTTCAGCACCAGCTTGTTCATTTTGTCTGCTTGTAAGTAAACACACGAACATGCATCTTGTCTTGAGTGTCGCTAACAGCCATTACTCTAAtaattacttctttctttttgtaaatTAGGAAACGGAGGACGAAGAAGACTCGAAGTCTCAGGAGACAGGAAAAACATCTTTCGGCGAGCAAAGTGTCTCCGGAGAAACCAGCCTATCAGCAGACGTACAAGTAGGTCACTGTGCAAGAAAAAACATGGCGGCCGTCTGCTTCCGCCACCGCCGCCATTAGCACACATACTACAGACACCACTACATCGGTACAACCAGATCTGTAATCAACATTTTAGGTTCagaaaatgaaagaagaaacctgctgctgccacgaGCAAAGGTTACAATTGATCAGCAGCATTAGAACTCCACCCCcattgacaggacagcacataccacagactttgatataccagttgtttgaATCTccccactgacaggacagcacataccacggctttttgATATAGccagatgtggagcactggtaaTATTGTGTATCTTTCAGTGTTACCAAACGACCACTCGTTCATATCAAGGTGCGGATTCAGGGTTGACGTATGAAGAAATACGACCCCATCAACCTTATTTTTGTTTGGAGAAGTTACTTAAATTAatgctttaaaaacaaaaacagtcacCATGTTAAGAACATGACAAAGTTTTGATATCGTCCACAATATATCAAAATCAATCACTGGCGGTGACCATGGTAACAGATTGAACTATCTTCCTCCTTGTAACGCGTGGTGACTGTatattgtggtggtggtgtttataGTTCCTAGGCAACCCTATTGTAACGGACACCTATATTAAGCAGACGCCTGACTTATGAGGCCGTACGTATTAATATTTCTCATATTATCTATTAATGAAGTACAAGTCACCTGAATTAAGCAGGAGTAGGATCCTCTTacgaacattaaaaaaaaccctccacgTAAATTATTAAGTCCatgtattaaaggcatattgtcacagaccactgacctattacatggcctaacaaagtattacttaaaaatatatatatttgatttgtccctaaatgtactttattcaaccatctacgtaaccaccatactccatttattaatgatattttgtaaaaataattgaattatggcaatggtccataattcaaaaactaacattgctgagagggttgacatggatttcactccatcatggtgtagttaaagtaaTGCAATGGCTAGGTTTGGTCTGTACaaatttatgtaattttgatttattattcagttttagagaaatatggtccttaaatctgtgacagtatgcctttaagcacCTATTGCCTTGAAATGCTCTCCTACTCAGGCACGTGTGCAAGGGTtaattttcgggggggggggggggcaaaacccCTCCTTGCtcaaccaaatatatatttttttaattactgtttcCGGCGGAAGCATGTCTCGACCCGCTTTAACCTTCACTCACTTCAATCTAGACCCCGCCTTACTAAAATTTCCTGCGCGCGCGCCTGCTACTATCCTAATATGTGCTCCTAAGAGGTCTTAAGAGGTACGTCTGTTGTCTTAAGAAGTGCTTCCATTGTATTAAGCTGCAGGTGTCTTATATTGGAGTCTTAATATAGCATAGTCAAATGATATGGGCACTGTGCTAAAGTCTTGAGTTTAGATTTAAAAGTAGATTCTAGACAGCGTGGGATGTTTGAATCTCTCTGAAAGTGACCAAAAGGCACAGCGTCGCTACGTCACAATGTGCTACGCAGTAGTGTGTCTCCAGAATTATGATGCTTCTATTGCCTTAAGAAGTGCTTCTGATGTCTTAAAAAGTGCCCCAGTGTCTTAAGATTTGGCTTTAATGTCCCAAAAAGTGcggttactgtcttaaaataatCTTGCAGTGTCTTGatagctgtttttgtcttaaaatattttccTGCTCATTTAAGGGACCACTATAAGGGACCTTAAAAAAGGTATACTACATAGCAAAATTATCAGAAACGTCTacttaaaataacatttgtcCTTGTCTCTTAAAATGTTTTCCTGCTTAATTACTAAACCACTTTTTACAACTGTCCTTCAGGCGACAGCTTAGACGAAGGTGTAATGCGTAACAAAATGATCAGAAACGtctactttaaaataatatttggtcACTTGCAGTGGAAACTGGAACCAGGAGAACACACACCAGGGGGGCCACGTAAACTCGTCCCCGACTAGAGTTACGGCCCCTGTTATCGTGAACAGCCTGAACGAGTTCACCGAGACCTCGTCACAGGTTGGCTATCCACTACCTCCGCTCGAAAACGAGGACGtcaggagagagagaaagaagaagaagaagacaaaaaagaagaagaaacaccgAGAGGAGAATCAGGACGTGGGTTCGGACAGCGAGAACATGCCCCCCTCGTACCACGGAAGCACGGCCAACACCCAGCAGACGACAGTAGACATGTAACCCTTTTCTGCTGTAGCAGGGGTGATTGTTTAGCCTGGTTGCCATAAAATCTTAAACATGCCGCAGATTAGACAAAatttaaagattgttttatttaacgacacctcttgagcatatttattaattaatcatcggctattgatttaaaaaatggttttgtttgacgacaccactagagcacattgattaattaataatcggctataaGATATAGGAATGTCAAACAAGTCTGTCATATAGTCTTCAGGAGAAACCCAACAGTTTTCCAGTAGCAGCGACGagtctttaatatgcactttcctacagacaggacaacacataccactgcctctgatataccagtcgtggggcactggttaggatgggGAAAACCCCATTAGAAATTGTGTCTACTGAGAGGGTTTGATTCTACGACCAAAGATCCTCAAGCGTGCACTCTTACTGACTTAGCTAGATCCCGCCACCCAGACCAAACGAGGACATAATGTTGCCATACAATTGaaaacagtggcggatccagaaaatccatttggtgggggggggggggggggcagtgacatgaggtggaatgccaagggaactttcgGAGGAGGtatggagggggatcgtaaatatatatatatatatatatatatatataaaactatagcAAAATTTAGGGGCCGGGCCCATgcagccccccaccccccagtttCGCCTCTGGAAAAATTGTGTATGTCGAGTTTAACATCCCCGGTCTGTCGCATGTCCGTGACAGACAGTCAGCGACTATGCTTGCATGAAACTTGTCTTTAGCTTGCAACAATCTGCGACGTGTTACAGGTTTTATGGGAAGCATGGTTTAGATAGCAGAAGACTGTTCTATGACAGCAACGCGACTGGCACCTAGACAGCTAGCTAGAATTGTGATTTTACAACCACTGCAAAACTACCAACAGACACTGCAGACGACAACTAGATTAGCTGACTTTCAATCACTAACTTTGTTACTTATCAACTAATTTAGATACTTTCTAGTAAAATAAGACGACTAAAAGCAGACGACAGCGAACGTGGCTATATTTTAATGACAGCAACGATACTGACAATAGACGAAAACTAAATTagttacattttaataacagcaaaactgatgattgataaatgaTGATGAACTATATCTGTAACTTTTTACCATAGCAACGAAACTGATAGGAGATGATATGCATTTTTTATGACTTGTTTTTGTGTAGCATCGCGACTAATTtaacatacagtaataatagaTGAAATAGATAATATATGTCACCTTTTTACCTAGCAATATGATCGATAAAAGAGCGACACAGTATTTTGTATCGTAACTTTGTTTTTATACATCATTTCTTTCACAGTCGATTTATTTGCATGTATATAAGTCCAGCTTAATTtcatagccgatgtatttgtatttatctAAGTCCAACACAATTACATAATTCTTTGTCATAAATGAAGTGGATTGCCTTTAGAATAATGCCTTTTCTTGAAATGAAACAGCACACAATACAGTTTCTACACATAACCATGAGAAAGGAATGACAATTTCAGCCATTGCATACAATTCTGGAATTGCACTATTGACCAAGGAAAATATGTGTTTGCTATGATGAGAATTTGCAGACGTAACTACAAATATAATGAATGCGCCAACTGTAACTGTTACTTTCCTTGATATATTTGACACGAAAATGTTAGTGATATTTAAACGTTAAAAACACAATAGTACCTATCATAATCATATCACGTTTAGGGTATAAAGTGGAAAGGGGCGGGGGTGGTGTTAAAGAAACCAATAGCACatgttatgttaaaattataaaatggaagGGAACAGAGGAAGGAGAGAGGTGtgttaaaaaatcaacaatagtAGGCTACATGTCATGTTACGGATGTAAAGTAGACGCAGACTGTGGTATTGGACCAGCT
Above is a genomic segment from Gigantopelta aegis isolate Gae_Host chromosome 7, Gae_host_genome, whole genome shotgun sequence containing:
- the LOC121377391 gene encoding uncharacterized protein LOC121377391; translation: MLMNIMVRGLTKVFLMLIGTTCVYSASLEAEKASETVTLKLYQYSTEKWATNSKALPLQSRVAEDANTYCQTSPASCGLLYWNASTVFSSSDVGIATTNKDKNLEVTIYITFPADFNLSSVSPTTFVLNKAASYDIVTANKAGIETAIGLQVTYIDSTYYGIKVSMKENQIIIPIAFAVVIALIVVVVTMHIWQKRRTKKTRSLRRQEKHLSASKVSPEKPAYQQTYNGNWNQENTHQGGHVNSSPTRVTAPVIVNSLNEFTETSSQVGYPLPPLENEDVRRERKKKKKTKKKKKHREENQDVGSDSENMPPSYHGSTANTQQTTVDM